From Onychostoma macrolepis isolate SWU-2019 chromosome 19, ASM1243209v1, whole genome shotgun sequence, a single genomic window includes:
- the stard3 gene encoding stAR-related lipid transfer protein 3 → MPSGVDYSELGGSLPAIASLNASYSQASLSLPSTYYAPLPPGERKAFSDVRRTFCLFVTFDLLFITLLWIIELNISKSIWTSLENEVVHYNFKSSFFDIFLLAVFRFLCLQLGYAAFRLRHWWVIAITTLVTSAFLIAKVIWSDLFSQNAFGYVLPITSFVVAWLETWFLDFKVLTQEAEDERVYLAAVNAACEPAPLICPRPVSDGQFYSPPESLAGSDEDLDEEGLGRKELTEQDKQFIRQGREAMAVVEQILTQEENWKFEKTNEMGDAVYTLEIPFHGKTFILKALLQCTAELVYQEVILQPEKMVQWNRTVSVCQILQRVDDNTMVSYDVSAGAAGGVVSPRDFVNVRRVERRRDCYISAGMATNHSSKPPHSRYVRGENGPGGFVVLKSSSNPSVCTFIWVLNTDLKGRLPRYLIHQSLAATMFEFMSHLRQRINEVHVSYR, encoded by the exons ATGCCGAGCGGCGTGGACTACAGCGAATTGGGGGGAAGTCTTCCAGCCATTGCTTCTTTGAATGCCTCGTATTCCCAGGCGTCTCTCTCCCTTCCCTCCACTTACTACGCCCCGCTGCCCCCGGGAGAGAGGAAAGCCTTCTCAGACGTACGCCGAACGTTCTGCCTCTTCGTTACGTTTGACCTCCTCTTCATCACTCTGCTCTGGatcattgaattaaat atCAGTAAGAGTATATGGACCAGTCTTGAGAATGAGGTTGTTCACTACAACTTCAAGTCATCTTTCTTTGATATCTTT CTTTTAGCTGTGTTCAGGTTTCTGTGTTTGCAGCTTGGTTATGCTGCGTTTCGACTGAGGCATTGGTGGGTCATTGCG ATCACTACTCTGGTGACCAGCGCCTTCCTCATCGCCAAAGTTATCTGGTCAGAT TTGTTTAGTCAGAATGCTTTTGGTTACGTTCTTCCCATCACCTCGTTTGTGGTGGCATGGTTAGAAACCTGGTTCCTGGATTTCAAAGTTCTCACACAGGAAGCAGAAGATGAGAGAG TGTATCTGGCAGCAGTTAATGCTGCATGTGAGCCGGCCCCTCTGATCTGTCCTAGACCCGTGTCTGACGGACAGTTTTACTCCCCGCCGGAGTCCCTGGCAG GTTCGGATGAAGACCTTGATGAAGAGGGTCTAGGCAGGAAAGAACTCACAGAACAA gACAAGCAGTTTATACGACAGGGACGGGAGGCCATGGCTGTGGTGGAACAGATACTGACACAAGAGGAAAACTGGAAGTTTGAGAAGACTAAT GAGATGGGCGATGCAGTATATACTCTTGAAATCCCGTTCCATggaaaaacgtttattttaaaG GCACTCTTGCAGTGCACCGCAGAGCTGGTGTATCAGGAGGTCATTTTGCAGCCGGAGAAGATGGTGCAGTGGAACAGAACAGTGTCTGTTTGTCAG ATTTTACAGAGAGTGGATGACAACACAATGGTGTCATATGATGTTTCTGCAGGAGCCGCTGGAGGTGTCGTGTCTCCCAG GGACTTTGTGAACGTTCGTCGGGTGGAGCGTAGGCGAGACTGCTACATCTCTGCAGGAATGGCCACCAATCACAGCAGTAAACCCCCTCACAGTCGCTACGTCAG agggGAAAATGGTCCTGGTGGATTTGTGGTTTTGAAATCTAGCAGTAATCCTTCAGTTTGCACCTTCATCTGGGTCCTCAATACAGACCTTAAG GGGCGCCTCCCACGTTACCTCATCCACCAATCACTGGCCGCCACCATGTTCGAGTTCATGTCTCATCTCAGGCAGCGTATAAACGAAGTTCACGTCTCCTACCGGTGA